TGGTGCAGACGAAGCGTGCGGTGTGCAGGACCTCGGAGATCCGCACCGACTCGGTGTCCACGCCGTGCCGGTCCAGCCATGCGCGGTACTCGTCGAAGTCGGATCCGGCGGCACCGACCAGGATCGGGCGGGTGCCGAGCTGCCCCATCCCGAAGCAGATGTTGGCGCCGACCCCTCCCCTGCGCACATCGAGGTTGTCGACCAGGAAGGAGAGGGAGACCGTGTGCAGCTGGTCCGCTACCAGCTGGTCGGCGAAGCGACCGGGAAAGGTCATGAGGTGGTCGGTGGCGATGGAGCCGGTGACTGCGATTCGCACGGCGAGGCGCTCCTGGAGGGGAGACGGGCGTTGACAGTTAACGCTACCCGTTTTCGGGCACCGCCCTGCAGTACGAAAACTACCCGATAGTAGGTCTTTTTTCCGTCAACCCGACGTGCTTAACGTGCCCGCATGCCCAAAACCTTCGCCTCGCACCACGCACAGGACACCGAGATCAGCCTCGCCGAGCTCCGTGGCCGAAGCGCCCGGATGGCCCCGCACTGGATCGTCGCACCCTCCTCGACCTCCGCCCCGGTGCCGCACTCGCGCATCAGCGGAGTGGTCGTGTCCACCGCTTCGGCACGGCTGGTCAGCTCCATGCCCGCGTTCGCGGACTAGGTCCCGCCGTCGAGGTCTGCCGCTGAACAAATGTTCCCGCGTCCTGGCACGGCGCGTACGGGAACCGCACGCCCCCTCGTACCGTCACAGGGGTGTCCCCTGAGACGGACACGTGTGACGGGTACTGAAGGAGCGATGCGGTGAACAGCAAGGAGCGGCCCACCAAGACCACCGACGCCGACGGATCGGCCCGGCGGCGTTCCCAGCTGGTCGTCACCTCGGTGGCAGCGGCGGCAGTGCTGCTCGTGGGCGGTGGCGGTGCCTACTGGGCGACCACTGCGGCCGACGGCTCGGGCGGCTCGGCCGCCACCCCGGCGTCCGACGGCGAGCCACCGCCGTTGTCGCTGGACGGGCCGTCCGAGGCCGGCCCGGGGCCGGGGATCGCCCCGGGCGAGCCCGACCCGAACGGCGCCCGGTACCGGGCGAGTGGCGAACTGCCGGACGGCCCCGAGCGCGCGCCCGTGTACCGCGCGCAGGGCGACGTGGCCGCCGCCGATGTCACCCGGCTGGCCGCGGCCCTCGGAGTGGAGGGCACCCCGAGGTCGGTTGGCGACGTATGGCGGATCGCCGCGGAGAAGGACTCCAGCGGGCCGGTCCTGCAGGTCCGCAGGCAGGCTCCCGGCACCTGGACGTTCGCCCGGTACGGAGCCGCCCCCAAGGGCGACAACTGCCTCAAGGGCAAGCCCTGCCCGAACGGCGGGACCCCGGGGACGAGCGGGGACGCCGGCAAGGCGGCGGTGAGCGAGGAGGCCGCCAAGAAGGCGGCCGCCCCCGTACTCACCGCTGTGGGCCAGAGCGGCGCGCGGCTTGACGCCTCCCAGACCATGGGCGCGACGCGGGTGGTGAACGCGGATCCGGTGATCGGAGGGTTGCCGACGTACGGCTGGCTGACCGGGATCCAGGTCGGGGCCGACGGCCAGGTGGTCGGTGGCAGCGGGCAGCTGGCCAAACCCGTGAAGGGGGCCGACTACCCGGTGCTCAGCGCGGACAAGACCCTGGAGCGGATGAACCAGGCTTCCCGGAGCGGCGGCCCGGGGAAGATCGGGGGCTGCGCGACGCCGGTACCGGCCGCGAATCCGGACGCTGCCCCTGACCAGCGGATCGCGCCGTGCGAGCCCCATCCCGGCTCCGGCTCCGGCTCCGGCTCCGATGCCGGCTCGGCGGAGCCGGTGATGATCAGCAAGGCGGTCTTCGGGCTCGCGGTGCACTCCGTGGACGGCAGGCCCGCGCTCGTACCGTCGTGGCTGTTCGAGGTGGACCCTGACGGCGACGCCGAGTCGTTCACGATCACGCACCCGGCGGTGGACCCGAAGTATCTGAGGCAGCCCGGATCGAGCGCTTCGCCGTCCAAGCCCACCGATCCCTCCCCGCAGCCGGAGACCCACACGCGCAAGGTCGAGTCGTACGCCGTCTCGGACGACGGCCGCACCCTCACACTGCGGTTCTGGGGCGGGGTGTGCAGCGAATACAGCGGAAAGGCCGAGGAGAGCGCCTCGGAAGTGAAGGTGCACATCACCGAGACCCGCAAGGATCCGGGGAAGGTCTGCATCCTGATCGCCAAGGAGCTGACCACCGAGGTCACGCTGGACAAGCCGCTGGGCGACCGGAAGGTCGTGGAACCCACGGGTCAGGCGGTGCCCTTGAGGTAGGCCCCCGACGCGCGAAAGGGCGGCGGTCCCGGGATTCCCGGGACCGCCGCCCTTTCGGCGTGCCTAGCTGAACGAGTCTCCGCAGGCGCAGGAGCCCGTCGCGTTCGGGTTGTCGATCGTGAAGCCCTGCTTCTCGATGGTGTCCACGAAGTCGATCGAGGCGCCGCCCAGGTACGGAGCGCTCATGCGGTCCGTGACGACCTTCACACCGTCGAAGTCCTTCACGACGTCACCGTCGAGGGTGCGCTCGTCGAAGAAGAGCTGGTACCGCAGGCCGGAGCAGCCGCCGGGCTGAACGGCGACGCGCAGCGCCAAGTCGTCCCGGCCCTCCTGGTCCAGCAGGGCCTTGACCTTGGCCGCGGCGGCGTCGGACAGGAGGATGCCGTCGCTCACGGTGGTGGTCTCGTCCGATACGGACATCTGCTTCTCTCCCGGGTTGTACGGAGACTGCTTGCCGACGTTGGCAACCGGCCGGGCCCCCGATTCATTCCGGGCCGGCCCTGGTCTTTCCTCTTCATGCTCGCATACGCGCTCCGGTATGGGCAGCGACCTGTTGATCGGGAATTGCGTCACATCGACGCTATCGCCATCGTCAAAGTGACGTGAAGCGGTTATGATAGATAGCGTCAAATAGACGAAAAGATCCCGGCGGCGCAGCCTCGGTCCCTGAACCGGACTCGACATCGCCGGGCTGACCGCAGAGAAGAAAGGGTGCGTGCCGTGACCACCGCCCACACCGCCCTCACCGAACCGAGCGCAGGAAGGGACTCCTCCCTGGACGTCCAGCCGACACCGCTCGCCCTGCTGCTGCTCGGCCGTGAGGCCGACCCCAGGAGCGAGCGGGGCGTCGAGTGCCCCGGGGACCTCCCGTCCCCTTCCGACCCGGACCTGGTGGCGCGGGCCCGTGCGGCGAAGGAGAAGCTCGGGGACAAGGTCTTCGTGCTCGGTCACCACTACCAGCGCGACGAGGTCATCCAGTTCGCGGATGTCACCGGCGACTCCTTCAAGCTCGCCCGTGAAGCGGCGGCGCGCCCCGAGGCGGAGTACATCGTCTTCTGCGGTGTGCACTTCATGGCGGAGTCCGCGGACATCCTGACCACCGACGACCAGAAGGTCGTGCTTCCGGACCTCGCGGCAGGCTGCTCGATGGCGGACATGGCCACGGCCGAACAGGTCGCCGAGTGCTGGGACGTACTCGCCGAAGCGGGCATCACCGATGTGACCGTACCGGTCTCGTACATGAACTCCTCCGCCGACATCAAGGCCTTCACGGGCAAGCACGGCGGCACCATCTGCACCTCGTCCAACGCCAAGCGCGCGCTCGACTGGGCTTTCGAGCAGGGCGAGAAGGTGCTCTTCCTGCCCGACCAGCACCTCGGACGGAACACCGCGGTGCGCGACATGGGGATGACCCTCGACGACTGCGTCGTCTACAACCCGCACAAGCCGAACGGCGGGCTGACGGCCGAGCAGTTGCGCACCGCGAAGATGATCCTGTGGCGCGGCCACTGCTCGGTGCACGGCCGCTTCTCGCTGGACTCCGTGAACGACGTCCGCGAGCGCATCCCGGGCGTGAACGTGCTGGTCCACCCCGAGTGCAAGCACGAGGTCGTCGCGGCGGCGGACTACGTGGGCTCCACGGAGTACATCATCAAGGCCCTGGAGGCGGCCCCGGCCGGCTCCAGGTGGGCGATCGGTACCGAGCTGAACCTGGTGCGGCGACTGGCGAACCGTTTCGCCAGCGAGGACAAGGAGATCGTCTTCCTCGACAAGACGGTGTGCTTCTGCTCCACGATGAACCGCATCGACCTGCCGCACCTGGTGTGGGCGTTGGAGTCCCTCGCGGAAGGGAACCTGGTGAACCGCATCCAGGTCGACCCCGAGACCGAGAGCTTCGCGAAGCTCGCCCTGGAGCGCATGCTGGCCCTGCCGTAACGGGGCGCTGCCCCCGCCGGTCCGCCGTCGCCCCGCACACGATGAAGAGCCGTGTGCGGGGCGACGGGCGTCACGGAGGACCGCGACCGAGCGCTTCGGTCGGCCCTGCAACGCCCGGTGCCGGCCACCGCGGGTGGCAGCTACGGCGAGTACGCGCTGCTCGACCACCCGGTGTCCAAGCCTGGGGCGCTGTCGTGGGAAACCG
This DNA window, taken from Streptomyces sp. SCSIO 30461, encodes the following:
- the erpA gene encoding iron-sulfur cluster insertion protein ErpA — protein: MSVSDETTTVSDGILLSDAAAAKVKALLDQEGRDDLALRVAVQPGGCSGLRYQLFFDERTLDGDVVKDFDGVKVVTDRMSAPYLGGASIDFVDTIEKQGFTIDNPNATGSCACGDSFS
- the nadA gene encoding quinolinate synthase NadA, whose amino-acid sequence is MRAVTTAHTALTEPSAGRDSSLDVQPTPLALLLLGREADPRSERGVECPGDLPSPSDPDLVARARAAKEKLGDKVFVLGHHYQRDEVIQFADVTGDSFKLAREAAARPEAEYIVFCGVHFMAESADILTTDDQKVVLPDLAAGCSMADMATAEQVAECWDVLAEAGITDVTVPVSYMNSSADIKAFTGKHGGTICTSSNAKRALDWAFEQGEKVLFLPDQHLGRNTAVRDMGMTLDDCVVYNPHKPNGGLTAEQLRTAKMILWRGHCSVHGRFSLDSVNDVRERIPGVNVLVHPECKHEVVAAADYVGSTEYIIKALEAAPAGSRWAIGTELNLVRRLANRFASEDKEIVFLDKTVCFCSTMNRIDLPHLVWALESLAEGNLVNRIQVDPETESFAKLALERMLALP